A single window of Liolophura sinensis isolate JHLJ2023 chromosome 6, CUHK_Ljap_v2, whole genome shotgun sequence DNA harbors:
- the LOC135467703 gene encoding protein PALS1-like — MTKVPRECNVTDENPANQSQVEINHIYTSQSEVLPERPAPSYPVPSDLHPGGLPESDLGSYVEASSGSSQTDPGVYPNPASSSLSDHGSEQPDMNAVKERESPSKGDKLKRKNRVSKSAGSSLDSGDFQVHGVTGSFDSTDSNGLQGPYVEGYEAEYDVVNREDMMPEDAGPHREMAVDCPESFVGASKAPPKYPPPSTPQAAHTMSRVPNSHEYYDSQDSSWSEQLTDAYSYTMPASNMQPKVTADQLERLHRHQEELRKRREEESRVMTEQEFLRTSLRGSKKLQALESSKRPPVGVVNDAFDEDSISLGREADVDGHATLPIRGQKEDQGYMVKNIGVDDMFAALNHLKANTYPGNEEDIAVISRLFQNQQFQNAVEVHQKVISATSQSPPLRAESNRARETVGDVITVLHSSSSRDAQELKAILQDHNFANLMLAQDRIAVLEAPGGESLPEDDFMNYPLTQYGEETVKIVHLEKTNEPLGATVRNEGENVIIGRIVKGGTAEKSGLLHEGDEILEINGIDMRGKSINEVSDMLANMSGTITFMIIPNSTQMNGAHQPLTGSVMHVKAHFNYDPEEDIYIPCRELGISFMKGDVLHVINQEDCNWWQAYREGEEEQHTLAGLIPSRTFQEQREAMRQTVVGDSRENEKKARKCACGKKTDKKKKKKALYTGGPTDEATEIQTYEEVVKYYPQPNRKRPIVLIGAPNVGRHELRQRLMESDFDRFAAAIPHTSRPLLEGETNGKDYYFVPRQIFEADIVGGKFIEHGEYEKNLYGTSLGAIRQVVNAGKICVLNLDPECLRTLRASDLKPYVIFVYPPNLEKLRLIRKKLGGNLSDEELKEIIEKAREMEENYGHYFDYILVNSDMDKAYDELLAEINRLEVEPQWVPRVWLDK; from the exons ATGACCAAAGTCCCCAGGGAATGTAATGTCACTGACGAGAATCCGGCTAATCAGAGCCAAGTGGAGATCAATCACATCTACACGTCGCAGTCTGAGGTGTTGCCAGAGCGGCCTGCACCCAGTTACCCAGTCCCGTCAGATCTCCACCCAGGTGGTCTGCCTGAGTCCGATTTAGGTAGTTACGTAGAGGCGAGTTCGGGGTCTTCTCAAACTGACCCAGGTGTATACCCAAACCCTGCAAGTTCTAGCCTGAGCGATCATGGAAGCGAACAGCCAGATATGAATGCGGTAAAGGAAAGGGAGAGTCCCTCCAAGGGAGATAAACTGAAAAGGAAGAACAGAGTGTCAAAATCAGCAGGTAGTAGCCTGGACTCTGGAGACTTCCAGGTTCATGGAGTCACTGGTTCTTTTGACTCCACTGATTCAAATGGGCTCCAAGGCCCTTATGTGGAAGGCTATGAGGCAGAGTATGACGTGGTGAACAGGGAGGACATGATGCCTGAGGATGCGGGCCCTCATAGAGAAATGGCCGTGGATTGCCCAGAGTCGTTTGTTGGGGCGTCTAAAGCACCGCCCAAGTACCCACCTCCTTCCACTCCTCAGGCTGCCCACACCATGTCTCGAGTGCCTAACTCTCATGAATACTATGATTCGCAGGACAGCTCCTGGAGTGAGCAACTCACGGATGCCTATAGCTACACGATGCCTGCAAGCAACATGCAGCCCAAAGTGACAGCAGATCAGCTGGAGCGGCTGCACCGCCACCAGGAGGAGCTCCGCAAACGGCGAGAGGAGGAGAGCCGTGTCATGACCGAACAAGAATTCTTACGGACTTCTTTACGAGGCTCTAAAAAGCTGCAGGCTTTAGAGTCAAGTAAGCGGCCACCTGTAGGTGTGGTGAATGATGCATTTGATGAAGACTCAATTAGTTTAGGTAGAGAAGCAGATGTGGATGGCCATGCCACCTTACCTATACGTGGACAGAAGGAGGACCAGGGATACATGGTGAAAAACATTG GTGTTGATGATATGTTTGCTGCACTGAATCACCTGAAAGCCAACACCTATCCAGGGAATGAGGAAGACATAGCTGTAATTTCACGATTATTCCAGAACCAGCAGTTTCAGAATGCAGTCGAGGTCCATCAGAAGGTGATCTCTGCGACGTCTCAGTCGCCTCCCCTGAGGGCCGAGTCTAACCGTGCGAGGGAGACGGTGGGGGATGTAATCACAGTGCTGCACTCCTCATCTTCACGTGACGCACAAGAACTCAAAGCCATTCTCCAGGACCATAATTTTGCA AATCTAATGTTAGCACAGGACCGGATTGCAGTGTTGGAGGCCCCAGGGGGCGAGTCCTTGCCTGAAGATGACTTCATGAACTACCCCCTGACACAGTATGGGGAGGAGACCGTGAAAATTGTACACCTGGAGAAAACCAATGAACCTCTG GGAGCCACAGTGAGAAATGAGGGAGAGAATGTCATCATTGGTAGGATAGTCAAGGGAGGAACAGCCGAAAAAAGTG GTTTACTACATGAAGGCGATGAGATTCTTGAGATAAATGGTATTGACATGAGAGGCAAGAGTATCAATGAGGTCTCCGACATGCTG GCTAATATGTCAGGAACCATTACATTCATGATCATCCCCAACTCCACCCAGATGAATGGGGCTCATCAACCCCTGACAGGGAGTGTG ATGCACGTAAAGGCCCACTTCAACTACGACCCTGAGGAGGACATCTACATTCCTTGTCGTGAGCTGGGCATCTCGTTCATGAAGGGtgatgttttacatgttatCAATCAGGAGGACTGTAACTGGTGGCAGGCATACAGGGAGGGAGAGGAGGAGCAGCACACCCTGGCAGGGCTCATCCCCAGCAGGACATTCCAGGAACA GAGAGAGGCCATGAGGCAGACTGTTGTAGGGGACAGTCGGGAGAATGAGAAAAAAGCCAGGAAATGTGCCTGTGGAAAGAAAACCgataagaagaagaaaaagaaggcTCTGTACACTGGAGGTCCAACTGATG AGGCTACAGAAATCCAAACGTACGAAGAGGTTGTTAAGTACTACCCTCAGCCAAATCGCAAACGACCAATAGTTTTGATTGGTGCACCTAATGTGGGTCGTCATGAGTTACGACAGCGGCTGATGGAGTCTGACTTTGACCGCTTTGCCGCTGCTATCCCCC atACAAGTCGACCTCTACTGGAAGGGGAAACCAATGGAAAAGATTACTACTTTGTGCCTAGGCAGATCTTTGAGGCAGACATCGTTGGGGGTAAATTTATTGAACATGGGGAGTATGAGAAGAATCTCTATGGTACGAGTTTGGGGGCAATACGACAGGTGGTTAATGCTGGCAAGATCTGTGTCCTCAATCTCGATCCTGAG TGTCTGAGAACACTAAGGGCTTCAGATCTGAAACCTTATGTGATCTTTGTGTATCCGCCAAACCTGGAGAAATTACGACTGATCAGAAAGAAACTAGGAGGCAATCTCTCT GATGAAGAGCTGAAGGAAATTATAGAGAAGGCTCGAGAAATGGAGGAGAATTATGGTCACTACTTTGATTACATTCTGGTCAACTCTGATATGGACAAGGCCTATGATGAGCTGTTAGCAGAGATCAACAGGCTGGAGGTGGAGCCACAGTGGGTGCCTCGTGTGTGGCTGGACAAGTGA